The segment TCTGAAAGAACGTCCACGATATCATCCTGAATGAAGTCAAAGTCATTGCGGGCATTTACCCAGGAATCGCCGTAGGCTTTCTCAAACTTCTGCTTGAACTCTTCATATCTTCCCTTGTCGGAGAGCTGCTTTTCCAGATCCGCCAGATACGGGATGGATCCGCAGAAGCCCTGCATCTCGTTGAAAACCTTCAGAAAGACATTGACGATCGCATCCTTGTTTTCCTTACCGTTAGACTCGCTCTTGGAATCAATATTGAAGAGCACAACATCCGTCGGTGTCTGCGCTGCCAATTGCATATCCGCCAATACTGCTGCATCGGAAATCTTGTTGTCATCGATAAAGTAATCGATCGCATGCTTGCCGGCGATCTCTTTGTTTTCCAGAAGGTAGGAAAGAATCTTCAAGAGGTGTGATTTACCGGATCCGAAGAAGCCGGAGATCCAGACACCGGTCTTCGTTGTATTTCCGATGATGCCCTGTTTATAGGCGGAGAAGAAATCCGCGAAATGTTTCTGCAGTTCCCTGGTAACGACATACTCTTCCAGTTCCTGTTTCACATTCGCATTTTCATCCTGACCGACGATAATGACGCCCTGAAGATCACGGTCGATATTCTTCAGGAACATATCTCTGATCTGCATACTCTCTCTTCCCCCTCGTTACCTTGCGATCCGGAATGCCCGGTAATAATTGTCTTCCTTGCGCTCGTCAAACACGACAAGCTCCTGCTCCGTATAGGTTCCCGGATAGAACAGAACCATCGGCGTGGAAGCAAATTCCTTCGGCATGTTGTAGAACACTTTGTTGAAGACTTCCGGTGCCTCCAGAAGCGGATAGCACTTGCCAATTCCTGTGATGAATACAACCGCATTCTCCGGTGTGTGGTCCACGATATACTGCACCAGGTAGTTATCCTTATCCGTGATGCGGAGAGTCCGCTGAACCGCTTTCACTACACGATCAAGCCCGTTCCGTTCTTCCATCTTTTCGGTCTTTTCGATGAAGTTCTTGGATTCCAGATAGTCGATGATGATGTCATAGAGATCGAAAACGATCAGCTGAAATCCTTCCGTTCCTTTTTCATTGCGCTTCTTCATCTGGTTAATACGGTCACGAACCTGCAGCTCCGCTTCCGGTTCATAATCAAAGACCCAATAATTCACTTCATTGGCCTTACCGTCTGCACGGCGGAAAGTCGGCCGGTGAATCTTCTCATCCATTTCATCCAGACGGACATTCAGGTTACGCCGCGAGGAACGCAGGCGGCGCACTCTTTCTTCCTCTGCCATCGCTTATGCCTCCCCCGTCAAAGCTTTTACGATCGGTGCCATCTCATGATCTGAAAGCCAATGCTCGAATGACGGATCCAGAATTGGTTTCAATATCTTCCGCTCCGTCTTACCATTGTCAGTAATACCAGCCTCACAAAGATAAGCCTTATAGGTCCGTCCAAGCCGGTTCAGTGTTTGATCCGTCCACTTCGCCGCTGTCTCATCCTGAACCTGCTTGTTATGGAAGAAGATCCGGATGTCCGCGTCTGTGAAGGTGTTGCTCCCGATCAGCATCTTCTCCCTAATCACTTCATAGACAAAATCGAAGAACAGGGTATCGCTTGCCATGATACTGGACAGAACAAACAGCTTCTGTGTTGCGATGTCCGACTCCAGATACAGGTCATAGAAATCATCGCCAAGGGCTTTGATTCGCTTTGTCACGGTGTTATAGATCAGTCTCGATCTGGCCGGTGTCTGCGTGCCAAACAGGTTTCCTTCTGAGCTGAGATTCTTAATCTCTTCAAAAGATTTTCCCTCCTGCAGAAGTTCCACTTCCTTCCGGAATTCCTGGAACCAGAAGGCAAATTTCACGGCACCGGCGCTATATGCATTTCTCTTCATTCCGTTGCCTCCGTTACGCTTCTGCTTTATCAGGAAGGACCTCCAGAATATCTCCGATATCGCAGTTCAGCGCTCCGCAGATCTTCATCAGAACCTCCAGGGATACGACTTCATTCTTGCCCATCCTGGCTACAGTATTCGCACTGATCCTCGTCGCCTCACGAAGATCCTTCTTCTTCATTCCCTTGTCGATCAGGAGTTTCCAAAGCTTGTTGTAACTAAGTCTCATAGTCTTATCCCTCAATGTTTTGGTGCCATCATGAAAAACTGTAAAAATGAAAAATCCACTGATACCATGATAGCATCAGTAGACTCTCCTCACAAGAAATACTTGCAGATGTTGCACTTCTTATTTTTCGAAAATGATATTCTATAACGCTTGATGCAACAAAAGCGTCACGATATACTATTATCAAAGCAGGTCAAAAAACGTAATTCATTACTATGCAAGCAGTGTCTTCGTGTCACGAAGGACCTAAGCTTGTTGGGGAAGCGCCCCAATCCCCTTGAACTTTGCCTGCGGCAAAGAGCTGTTAACAGGAGGAATTCAAAATATGATGACTCCAAG is part of the Galactobacillus timonensis genome and harbors:
- a CDS encoding DUF1788 domain-containing protein; this encodes MAEEERVRRLRSSRRNLNVRLDEMDEKIHRPTFRRADGKANEVNYWVFDYEPEAELQVRDRINQMKKRNEKGTEGFQLIVFDLYDIIIDYLESKNFIEKTEKMEERNGLDRVVKAVQRTLRITDKDNYLVQYIVDHTPENAVVFITGIGKCYPLLEAPEVFNKVFYNMPKEFASTPMVLFYPGTYTEQELVVFDERKEDNYYRAFRIAR
- a CDS encoding DUF1819 family protein is translated as MKRNAYSAGAVKFAFWFQEFRKEVELLQEGKSFEEIKNLSSEGNLFGTQTPARSRLIYNTVTKRIKALGDDFYDLYLESDIATQKLFVLSSIMASDTLFFDFVYEVIREKMLIGSNTFTDADIRIFFHNKQVQDETAAKWTDQTLNRLGRTYKAYLCEAGITDNGKTERKILKPILDPSFEHWLSDHEMAPIVKALTGEA
- a CDS encoding helix-turn-helix domain-containing protein, with translation MRLSYNKLWKLLIDKGMKKKDLREATRISANTVARMGKNEVVSLEVLMKICGALNCDIGDILEVLPDKAEA